The genomic region GAACCCCTAGAAGCTTCCACCATTTATGCTGAAACTATTCAAGATAGCACGATGGTTTCGTATAGTATATCCAATCAAAATGGGGCTTTTATTTTAGACCTAAACACTTCAGAAAAAAAATTAAATCTTTTTATAACTTATAATGGATATCAGCCAGTAAAAAAAGTTTTATCACTCAATAAAAAGAAAATAGATTTTGGGGAGATAGCACTCCAATTGCAGGCAGAACAATTGGAAGGCGTTAGCGTTGTGGGGGAGCGGGTGCCAATAACCATTAAAAAGGATACATTAGAGTTTAATGCCGATTCTTTTAAAACCAGGCCCGATGCCAATGTGGAAGATGTTTTAAAAAAACTTCCTGGAGTGGAGATTGATAGTGATGGTAAGATAACCGTTAATGGAAAAGAGGTTAATAAAGTATTGGTGAACGGACAGGTTTTTTTTAGTTCCGATCCCAAAGTGGCGACCAAGAGTTTGCCCAAAGAGATAATCGATAAAATCCAGATTTCCGATAGTAAATCAAAAACTCAGGAATTTACAGGTGATGACGGTGACGGAGAGAACAAAACCATAAACCTTACCATAAAAAAGGATAAAAACAAGGGCTATATGGGACGTGCGGCAGCTGGATATGGAACAGACGACCGCTATCAGGCCAATGGAATTTTAAATTACTTTAGGGATAAAGAGCGAGTGAGCGTTTTAGCGACCTCAAATAATATAAATAACGCTGGGTTCTCTTTTGATGAAATTTACGATATGGTAGGGAATACCAATGGGGGGTATTCTTTTGCCAATGATAACGGCTTGATAAATAATTACGGCCGCGGAATAACAACTTCTTCTTCCATAGGGGCGAGTTATACCAATGCTCAAAAAGACTCTTATGAGATTGATGCGAACTATTTTTTCGCCTATAGCGATTCTTACGACAATCAAAAATCGGTAAGGGAGAATTTGTTGCCAGAAGGAAGCTTTTTTACCAATAGTGAATCCCGTTTCGACGGTTCTACAAACTCCAATAGAGGGGCGGCAAACCTTGAGTTTGATATCCATGAAACCACCCGTATTTCCCTAGAGCCTACACTAAGCGTAAACCGTGTAAACTCGGCGAACATTAGCGAAACAACTTCTACGAATACAGATGGGGAGGTTTCCAATAGCAATGAACGACAAACTATTAGCGATGGCATGCAGCGCAATTTCAGTAACCAATTAAACATTTACAAAAAATTGGATACTATAGGCAAGTTCTTTAGGATTTCACTTTCTAATAACAATTCCCTAAACGATAACGAATCCAACTTTAAATCTACCAGGGAGGTTTTTGGTAATAATCCGAGTACGGAATCGGTAGATCAAATGAATTTAAGCGATAACAAACGCGACGAATATGAATTTGAAACCGCTTATAGACAACCATTGGGCAACAAGTATTTTTTGGATTTTGAATATCAATGGAGCACGCAAACCAATCAAAACCGTAGGGATGTTTTCGATTTCGATGATACCACGGATGCCTACGACAATTTTAATTCGGTTTTGAGTACTAATTATGAATTCAGGAATATTCAACAAAAGCCATCCTTTGGAATCCGAAGGGATGGAGAGAAATGGCGATGGCGTGTGAATGCGGAATATGCTTTTACCGATTTAAAAAATAGTGATTTTCTTCAAACAGGATCTTTTGAGAGAAATTATAAAAATCTTTTATTCAATGCTTCTTCGAGTGTTAACTTCGGAAAAAATAAAAGGTTACGTTTTAACTATCGTTCCAATTTAAGAATTCCTTCCGTAGGTCAGCTGCAACCAGTGCCCAATATTTCCAACCCTTTGAATATTGTTCAAGGGAATCCAGATTTAAGCCTTACGAAAAACCATAGGGTTTATATAAATTTCAATAATTACAATTGGCGTGAACGCACCGGTTTTTATTTGTATACGGGGGGAGAAGTAGAAGAAGATAAAGTAGTTTCTGTAACCACCACCGATGAAGATCTTTTAAGAACCACAACCTTTACCAACGTAGATGGAAACTACAATATGTATTTTGGATTTGGCTATACAAAACAAATAAAAAAGGACAGTACATTTACAGCTAAGTTAAATTTTAGACCGAATTTAAGATACAATAACGATGTTAGTTTTAACAATAGCAGGGAATTGGTTGCCAAAAGTTTTAGCGTGACGCCATACCTAAGTACGACATTAAATTTTAACGAACTGTTGGAAATAGAACCGGCATACAGAATTACCTATAACAA from Galbibacter sp. BG1 harbors:
- a CDS encoding outer membrane beta-barrel protein → MKKIYLLFFFVISTGTYAQEYEITGKVIDETTKEPLEASTIYAETIQDSTMVSYSISNQNGAFILDLNTSEKKLNLFITYNGYQPVKKVLSLNKKKIDFGEIALQLQAEQLEGVSVVGERVPITIKKDTLEFNADSFKTRPDANVEDVLKKLPGVEIDSDGKITVNGKEVNKVLVNGQVFFSSDPKVATKSLPKEIIDKIQISDSKSKTQEFTGDDGDGENKTINLTIKKDKNKGYMGRAAAGYGTDDRYQANGILNYFRDKERVSVLATSNNINNAGFSFDEIYDMVGNTNGGYSFANDNGLINNYGRGITTSSSIGASYTNAQKDSYEIDANYFFAYSDSYDNQKSVRENLLPEGSFFTNSESRFDGSTNSNRGAANLEFDIHETTRISLEPTLSVNRVNSANISETTSTNTDGEVSNSNERQTISDGMQRNFSNQLNIYKKLDTIGKFFRISLSNNNSLNDNESNFKSTREVFGNNPSTESVDQMNLSDNKRDEYEFETAYRQPLGNKYFLDFEYQWSTQTNQNRRDVFDFDDTTDAYDNFNSVLSTNYEFRNIQQKPSFGIRRDGEKWRWRVNAEYAFTDLKNSDFLQTGSFERNYKNLLFNASSSVNFGKNKRLRFNYRSNLRIPSVGQLQPVPNISNPLNIVQGNPDLSLTKNHRVYINFNNYNWRERTGFYLYTGGEVEEDKVVSVTTTDEDLLRTTTFTNVDGNYNMYFGFGYTKQIKKDSTFTAKLNFRPNLRYNNDVSFNNSRELVAKSFSVTPYLSTTLNFNELLEIEPAYRITYNNTKYNIDSFEDVEFVSHTASLRTTTYWPENVVWGNDINYNYNGNVSADFDKDALFWNMSLGYQFLKKKATFKVLAYDLLNQNNNARRSTGADFIQDFQSTVLTQYFMASLSFKFDQFGGKKPNSGRGRYR